Proteins co-encoded in one Metabacillus sp. KUDC1714 genomic window:
- a CDS encoding LutC/YkgG family protein, translated as MGKGQVYNRESFLNTVVAKLGRERKTNVSKPVWTTTPQFEVLKDASQDELVDVLKKHCEVIHTQFIETNLEKLTQTIRNVFEQYEVGSIVTWKDERHREFGLDEGLLTQLPNEGTSVHIWDPALKEKNIQAAEKADVGITFSDITLAESGTVVLFSNENKGRSVSLLPKTYIAIVPKSTLVPRMTQATSIISKQVQAGEKISSCIDFITGPSNSADIELNLIVGVHGPIKATYILVNDK; from the coding sequence ATGGGAAAAGGACAAGTTTACAATCGAGAATCATTCCTAAATACGGTTGTTGCTAAGCTTGGTCGTGAGCGAAAAACAAATGTCTCTAAGCCTGTTTGGACAACTACCCCACAATTCGAGGTACTAAAAGATGCATCACAAGATGAATTAGTGGATGTACTGAAAAAACACTGTGAAGTCATTCATACACAGTTTATTGAGACAAATCTAGAAAAGCTTACACAAACAATACGTAATGTATTTGAACAGTACGAGGTTGGTAGTATCGTGACTTGGAAAGACGAGCGCCATAGAGAATTTGGATTAGATGAAGGATTACTCACACAATTACCAAACGAAGGTACCAGCGTTCATATTTGGGATCCTGCATTAAAGGAAAAGAATATACAAGCCGCTGAAAAAGCAGATGTTGGAATCACCTTCAGTGATATTACCTTAGCAGAATCAGGTACGGTTGTGTTGTTCAGTAACGAAAATAAGGGTAGATCTGTGAGTTTATTACCGAAAACCTATATTGCAATTGTGCCAAAAAGTACGTTAGTTCCGAGAATGACACAAGCTACATCAATTATTAGTAAACAAGTACAAGCTGGAGAAAAAATCTCATCTTGTATTGACTTCATTACAGGGCCGAGTAATAGTGCGGACATTGAACTGAACTTAATTGTTGGAGTGCATGGTCCGATTAAAGCAACTTATATCCTGGTGAACGATAAATAA
- a CDS encoding LutB/LldF family L-lactate oxidation iron-sulfur protein, with protein MAMKIGEDKFFERVDKGVQNTFMRNAVVSAQERMQGKRLAAVEELGNWEEWRKLGEEIRTHTLENIDYYLEQLSENVTKRGGHVFFASTKEEANEYISKVAKEKRAKKVVKSKSMVTEEINLNAALEKAGCEVIETDLGEYILQLDDHDPPSHIVVPALHKNKEQIRDTFKEKRGYDKSEIPEELALFAREQLRQEFLSADLGITGCNFAVAESGSISLVTNEGNAGLVTALPKTQITVMGMERIVPTWEELDILVSLLCRSSVGQKLTSYITGLTGPKDEGDVDGPEEFHLVIVDNGRSNILGTEFQSALNCIRCAACVNVCPVYRHIGGHSYGSIYAGPIGAVLTPLLGGYEDYKELPYASSLCAACTDACPVKIPLHELLIKHRRKIVEDEKKSPFAEKLAMKGYQLAASSPSLYKAGTKSASTVMAPFTQSNSIQKGPGPMKPWTDVRDFPAPNKERFRDWYKKREKGEE; from the coding sequence ATGGCAATGAAAATTGGTGAAGATAAGTTCTTTGAACGAGTAGATAAAGGGGTTCAAAATACATTTATGCGTAATGCTGTCGTCTCTGCTCAGGAGCGGATGCAAGGCAAACGCTTAGCAGCTGTAGAAGAGCTAGGTAATTGGGAAGAATGGCGTAAGCTTGGTGAGGAAATCAGAACTCACACGCTTGAAAATATTGATTATTATTTAGAACAACTTAGTGAAAATGTAACAAAGCGTGGCGGTCACGTATTCTTTGCTTCAACAAAGGAAGAAGCAAATGAGTATATCTCGAAGGTAGCAAAAGAAAAGCGAGCAAAGAAAGTCGTAAAGTCAAAGTCAATGGTAACAGAGGAAATTAATTTAAATGCAGCTTTAGAAAAAGCAGGCTGTGAGGTGATTGAAACAGATTTAGGAGAATATATCCTCCAGCTTGATGATCATGATCCTCCATCACATATTGTTGTACCTGCACTGCATAAAAATAAAGAACAAATTCGTGACACGTTTAAAGAAAAACGAGGCTATGATAAATCAGAAATTCCTGAAGAACTTGCACTTTTTGCAAGGGAACAGCTCCGTCAAGAATTTCTAAGCGCAGATTTAGGAATAACAGGCTGTAATTTCGCTGTCGCAGAATCAGGTTCAATTAGTCTTGTGACAAATGAAGGAAATGCAGGTCTTGTAACCGCTTTACCGAAGACGCAAATTACAGTAATGGGAATGGAGCGAATTGTTCCTACGTGGGAAGAGCTAGATATACTTGTTAGTTTACTTTGTCGAAGCTCTGTAGGACAAAAATTAACAAGTTATATTACCGGTTTAACTGGCCCTAAGGATGAAGGTGATGTTGACGGTCCAGAGGAATTCCATCTTGTCATTGTTGATAATGGACGATCAAATATATTAGGTACTGAGTTCCAAAGTGCTCTTAATTGCATTCGTTGTGCAGCATGTGTCAATGTATGTCCTGTTTATCGCCATATTGGTGGTCATTCATATGGTTCAATTTATGCAGGCCCAATCGGTGCTGTCTTAACACCGCTATTAGGTGGTTATGAGGATTATAAAGAGCTTCCCTATGCATCATCTCTATGTGCTGCATGTACAGATGCATGTCCTGTGAAAATACCACTTCACGAATTGCTGATTAAACATCGTAGAAAAATTGTAGAGGATGAGAAAAAATCTCCTTTTGCAGAAAAACTTGCAATGAAGGGATATCAGTTAGCAGCCAGTTCACCAAGTCTATATAAGGCGGGGACAAAATCAGCTTCTACCGTTATGGCACCTTTTACACAATCAAACAGCATTCAAAAAGGTCCTGGTCCAATGAAACCATGGACAGATGTTCGAGATTTTCCTGCACCTAATAAAGAAAGATTTAGAGATTGGTATAAAAAGAGAGAGAAAGGTGAGGAATAG
- a CDS encoding (Fe-S)-binding protein, with the protein MKVSLFITCLADVFYSNVGKHTVELLEKLGCEVDFPEQQTCCGQPAYNSGYHKETKEVAKHMIRTFEDSDYVVGPSGSCVAMLREYGHLFENEPAWKEKAEKLASKSFELTQFIVEVLKVENVNASLPACATYHKSCHMTRLLGVKDAPGKLLDHVEGLEVKPLPNSQDCCGFGGTFSVKMVPISEQMVDEKVQHVEETGADILIGADCGCLMNIGGRINRKGKPIKVMHIAEVLNSEVK; encoded by the coding sequence ATGAAGGTCTCTCTTTTTATTACTTGCTTAGCAGATGTTTTTTATTCGAACGTTGGGAAGCATACAGTAGAGCTTTTAGAGAAACTTGGCTGTGAAGTAGATTTTCCTGAACAACAAACATGCTGTGGTCAGCCTGCTTATAATAGTGGTTATCATAAGGAAACAAAGGAAGTTGCAAAACATATGATTCGAACGTTTGAGGATTCAGATTATGTGGTTGGACCATCTGGTTCATGTGTAGCAATGCTACGTGAGTATGGTCATTTATTTGAAAATGAACCTGCTTGGAAAGAAAAAGCAGAAAAATTAGCAAGTAAATCATTTGAATTAACACAGTTTATTGTTGAAGTATTAAAGGTAGAAAACGTGAATGCGAGTTTACCAGCATGTGCTACCTATCATAAATCTTGTCACATGACACGGCTGCTCGGGGTGAAGGATGCTCCTGGAAAGCTTCTAGATCATGTAGAAGGCTTGGAGGTTAAACCACTTCCGAATAGCCAAGATTGTTGTGGATTTGGTGGAACGTTTTCTGTGAAAATGGTGCCAATATCTGAACAGATGGTAGATGAAAAAGTACAGCATGTTGAGGAAACTGGAGCAGACATTTTAATTGGTGCTGATTGTGGTTGTTTAATGAATATCGGTGGAAGAATTAACCGAAAAGGAAAACCAATCAAGGTTATGCATATTGCTGAAGTACTGAATAGTGAGGTGAAATAA
- a CDS encoding uracil/xanthine transporter, producing the protein MLKTSLTTTFGSLQWLFFIFANVVVVPISIGVAFELPSYEVATIQRSSFIFTGVACMLQGLIGHRFPIMEGPSGVIWALVLNLSFSASSLGMSLQTIGGGIATGMIVAGIFTIIISVFRLYWILHKLITHMVMSVYLFLLTFQLIMIFFMGMLKINEDGKLDLPITLFSIGIVIFVSMLNIVGNKGIGNFSILIGMIVGWLGYSLLFSTEVQNISRGVSLTLFPLGQPNLEIGIIAITFLGCLVNLSNTTTSVEATAKLYQDHELPTEQRYRSSYLLTGLYAALAPLFGLISYSPYASSIGFLESTKMLKKKPFLIGGALMVLLGIIPALGSLLATLPITVGNAVLFVAYIQLFGTSIKSLNGYTFTSKTIYRLAIPVLVGVCIMTLDSKIFTSLPIYLQPLIGNGFIMGVLLSVCLEKMINWEKVIE; encoded by the coding sequence ATGCTTAAAACGTCCTTAACAACTACGTTTGGGTCATTGCAGTGGTTGTTTTTTATTTTTGCAAATGTTGTTGTAGTCCCAATCTCAATTGGTGTTGCATTTGAATTACCTTCATATGAAGTGGCGACAATCCAACGAAGCTCTTTTATTTTTACTGGTGTTGCTTGTATGCTCCAAGGATTAATCGGGCATCGTTTTCCAATTATGGAGGGACCTTCAGGAGTCATTTGGGCACTAGTTCTTAATTTGAGTTTTTCCGCATCATCACTTGGAATGAGCTTGCAAACAATTGGTGGAGGAATTGCAACAGGGATGATTGTAGCAGGTATTTTTACTATCATCATTTCTGTCTTTCGTTTATATTGGATTTTACATAAGCTCATTACACATATGGTTATGAGTGTTTATTTATTTTTACTTACCTTTCAACTTATCATGATATTTTTTATGGGGATGTTAAAAATAAATGAAGATGGAAAACTCGATTTACCTATTACACTATTTTCAATAGGAATCGTCATCTTTGTGAGTATGCTAAATATAGTAGGAAATAAAGGGATCGGGAATTTTTCTATTTTAATAGGAATGATAGTAGGCTGGTTAGGATATTCATTATTATTTTCTACAGAAGTACAGAATATAAGTAGGGGTGTTTCACTTACATTATTTCCACTTGGTCAGCCGAACCTAGAAATAGGTATTATCGCGATTACCTTTTTGGGCTGCTTGGTTAACTTAAGTAATACAACAACCTCTGTTGAAGCAACAGCGAAACTCTATCAAGATCATGAACTACCAACTGAACAGAGGTACAGAAGCTCTTATTTATTAACAGGATTATACGCAGCCCTTGCTCCGCTATTCGGGCTTATTTCCTATTCACCATATGCTTCATCAATTGGCTTTTTGGAGAGTACAAAAATGCTTAAAAAGAAACCCTTTCTAATCGGGGGGGCACTAATGGTTCTTCTAGGAATTATTCCTGCTCTAGGTTCTCTACTGGCTACACTTCCAATTACTGTTGGGAATGCGGTTTTGTTTGTTGCTTATATTCAATTATTCGGAACTTCTATAAAAAGCTTAAATGGCTATACCTTTACATCTAAAACAATATATAGGCTTGCTATACCGGTATTAGTAGGAGTTTGTATTATGACATTAGACAGCAAGATATTTACTAGCTTGCCGATTTACCTCCAACCATTAATCGGGAACGGATTTATTATGGGTGTACTACTGTCCGTCTGTTTAGAAAAAATGATAAATTGGGAGAAGGTTATAGAGTGA
- a CDS encoding FbpB family small basic protein gives MKKVSFMELMKRNKEELLKDKNQLEKIEKRIDQKYIKQSK, from the coding sequence ATGAAAAAAGTGTCATTCATGGAGTTAATGAAAAGAAACAAAGAAGAACTTCTCAAAGATAAAAATCAACTTGAAAAAATCGAAAAACGAATAGACCAAAAATATATTAAACAAAGTAAATAA
- a CDS encoding sporulation protein — protein MLLRKYMSLLGVGSAIIDLILPRESYRRGELINGHFYIKGGTIEQQLKRIECDLVMLDQSTEQEKVIDTATVLSSKLINSEEDNQVSFTFKLPETIPTSSERISYRFKTRLTFNQGIESKDQDIIQVI, from the coding sequence ATGTTACTGAGAAAATATATGTCTCTATTAGGAGTAGGTTCAGCGATCATTGATCTTATTTTACCAAGGGAATCATATCGTAGAGGTGAACTAATTAACGGACATTTTTATATAAAAGGTGGAACAATTGAACAACAACTAAAAAGAATTGAATGTGATTTAGTCATGCTTGATCAATCAACTGAGCAGGAAAAGGTCATTGATACAGCAACCGTTTTGTCTTCTAAACTGATTAACTCTGAAGAAGACAATCAAGTTTCATTTACTTTTAAGTTACCTGAAACGATTCCAACTTCATCAGAAAGAATATCTTACCGCTTTAAAACGAGATTAACTTTTAATCAAGGTATCGAAAGTAAAGATCAGGATATCATTCAAGTAATCTAA
- a CDS encoding YkvA family protein, whose protein sequence is MFKYFKRIKFIIKFWKFIPFLKDFFISKEVEVHKKAIGVLLILTYAFFPFDLIPDFLSLIGVVDDIVIATFVLERMIKMAPESLKDKYEIR, encoded by the coding sequence TTGTTTAAATATTTTAAAAGAATTAAATTTATCATTAAGTTTTGGAAGTTTATCCCCTTCTTAAAAGATTTTTTTATATCAAAAGAGGTTGAGGTACACAAAAAAGCAATTGGCGTGTTATTAATACTAACATATGCGTTTTTTCCATTTGATTTAATACCAGACTTTTTATCACTTATCGGGGTTGTCGATGATATCGTGATTGCTACATTTGTTTTAGAAAGAATGATTAAGATGGCTCCGGAGTCTCTTAAGGATAAATATGAGATACGGTAA